One window of the Nocardia huaxiensis genome contains the following:
- a CDS encoding rhomboid-like protein yields the protein MAASTYQPPWVRTIDLAQEWHAIRDWWRHPQRIRRAVAAYRNLLAVAPASIAYAFTLFVTWWTLRGASDMVGRRLILSASTNLRNLQRDPIQVLVASAFWTDGGFPWSVILVMLTFMALAERWLGSLRWILVVATGHIGATLLVAVGLAHKVDQHLIPLRVTVATDVGPSYGISAMLAVLTFRLRGRARLAWAGGLLVFYGLALWDDRTFTDYGHLFALLIGFAVGAIAVTVSRRLLSLLRRRSAPDRVGGGAGTGGGPRPLEELDRGLDDARGDRTEHRHQ from the coding sequence ATGGCAGCGAGCACCTATCAGCCACCCTGGGTCCGCACCATCGACCTCGCGCAGGAGTGGCATGCCATCCGGGACTGGTGGCGGCACCCGCAGCGGATCCGCCGCGCCGTCGCGGCCTACCGGAATCTACTGGCCGTGGCCCCGGCGTCCATCGCCTACGCGTTCACCCTGTTCGTCACGTGGTGGACGCTGCGCGGCGCCAGCGATATGGTCGGCCGCCGCCTGATCCTGTCGGCGTCGACGAATCTGCGCAATCTGCAACGCGACCCGATCCAGGTGCTCGTCGCCTCCGCGTTCTGGACCGACGGCGGCTTCCCGTGGTCGGTCATTCTGGTCATGCTCACCTTCATGGCGCTGGCCGAACGCTGGCTGGGGTCGCTGCGCTGGATTCTGGTGGTGGCGACCGGGCATATCGGGGCCACGCTGCTGGTGGCGGTGGGCTTGGCGCACAAGGTGGATCAGCATCTGATTCCACTGCGCGTGACGGTGGCCACGGATGTCGGTCCCAGCTACGGGATCTCGGCGATGCTGGCGGTGCTGACCTTCCGCTTGCGCGGCCGGGCGCGGCTGGCCTGGGCGGGCGGGCTGCTGGTCTTCTACGGCCTCGCGCTGTGGGACGACCGCACTTTCACCGACTACGGCCACCTGTTCGCGCTGCTGATCGGATTCGCGGTCGGCGCGATCGCGGTGACGGTGTCCCGCCGGTTGCTGTCGCTGCTGCGGCGACGGTCAGCGCCCGACCGCGTCGGCGGTGGCGCCGGGACCGGCGGTGGGCCGCGCCCGCTGGAAGAACTGGACCGCGGGCTCGACGACGCGCGCGGCGATCGGACCGAGCACCGCCATCAATAG
- a CDS encoding YdcF family protein, with protein sequence MSPKRPLSVAGVLLAGLGLLVAGPLAAFTAYTMGSARRRPRPGSDVVLVLGCKLRAGAPGRLLTTRLDRAVEVYRAERARGGAPVVVASGGQGHGDSVTEAEAMGRYLEAAGVVGESIVLEPRARNTEENLRFTVRELQARGIDAERARMTVVTSDFHVLRTAALIRLLGLRAEVVGARTARLLTRFAYLREFIAVLVTPVRMSRAGRRLAG encoded by the coding sequence ATGTCGCCGAAACGTCCGCTGTCCGTCGCCGGTGTGCTGCTGGCCGGGTTGGGGCTGCTCGTAGCGGGGCCGCTCGCCGCCTTCACCGCCTACACGATGGGCTCCGCCCGGCGTCGCCCTCGCCCGGGTTCCGACGTCGTGCTGGTGCTCGGCTGCAAGCTGCGTGCGGGAGCGCCGGGGCGGCTGCTGACCACGCGTCTCGATCGCGCGGTGGAGGTGTATCGAGCCGAGCGCGCACGCGGGGGCGCGCCGGTCGTGGTCGCTTCCGGCGGTCAGGGGCACGGGGATTCGGTGACCGAGGCCGAGGCCATGGGGCGATATCTCGAGGCCGCAGGCGTGGTGGGGGAGTCCATCGTGCTGGAGCCCCGGGCGCGCAATACCGAGGAGAACCTGCGATTCACGGTGCGTGAGTTGCAGGCTCGCGGCATCGATGCCGAGCGCGCGCGAATGACGGTGGTCACCAGCGACTTTCATGTATTGCGCACCGCCGCGCTGATCCGCCTGCTGGGTTTGCGCGCCGAGGTCGTCGGCGCGCGCACGGCTCGGCTGCTGACAAGGTTCGCCTACCTGCGCGAATTCATCGCGGTGCTGGTCACTCCGGTGCGGATGTCGCGAGCCGGGCGGCGTCTCGCCGGTTAG
- a CDS encoding MarR family winged helix-turn-helix transcriptional regulator, with amino-acid sequence MQANKDEVSRLARTTSRFAEAMRQGTTRAYDPVRVGVLQAAVEAGPLRAGEIAERLDALPSSITRHVQALMDSGLVITSPDPADRRAVLVEATEAGRAELEKFLEVGDQVFGAVIAEWPAEDVVTLTRLLDRLIESWGAAGAQQQQRATKRRPGGFGWSRI; translated from the coding sequence ATGCAAGCAAACAAGGACGAGGTTTCGCGGCTGGCCCGCACCACCTCCCGGTTCGCCGAGGCGATGCGGCAGGGCACGACGCGGGCATACGACCCGGTGCGGGTGGGTGTGCTGCAGGCGGCGGTCGAGGCCGGGCCATTGCGGGCCGGGGAGATCGCGGAGCGGCTGGACGCGCTGCCCTCCTCCATCACGCGGCATGTGCAGGCGCTCATGGATTCGGGGCTGGTGATCACCTCACCGGATCCGGCGGATCGGCGGGCGGTGCTGGTCGAGGCGACCGAGGCCGGGCGGGCCGAACTGGAGAAGTTCCTGGAGGTCGGCGATCAGGTGTTCGGCGCGGTGATCGCGGAATGGCCCGCCGAGGATGTCGTGACTCTTACCCGGCTGCTGGATCGGCTCATCGAGTCGTGGGGCGCGGCGGGGGCTCAGCAACAGCAGCGGGCGACCAAGCGGCGCCCAGGAGGGTTCGGCTGGAGCCGAATCTGA
- a CDS encoding Na+/H+ antiporter, with amino-acid sequence MHNQLELIFLVLFATILAQPLGKRLGQAPAVLMTAFGVVLALIPAVPEIHIDPDLILPLVLPPLLYAAARRTSWRQFADNWGAISLRAVVLVIVTAGVVGWVFHSWYPSIPIAAAIALGALVSPPDPVAVSALAGKLGLPRRLVSVLEGEGLFNDVTAIVIYTAAINATVTGAFSTWGTLRDFLLSAVVAVVVGLLFGWSGSKIMRRLDEAPWQVALGLLLPFAAYGVAEARDGSAVLAVLVCSLYLTDAATDFSDSDYRLVGDSFWEITEMLVTGFAFGLIGLELSTVLRDAGPDWPGYLGGAAVVIAVVVILRLLWLLGTTAIFQSWWRHRDVDEPYTWRETIVTWWAGMRGVATVALALAVPFTTDNGEPFPGRTEILFTAFAVVLFTLLLQGPTLPAVVRATGVHADTEQERAIELRLWGRVLNAELARLKEVATDEQLPDDVYERLRDGLERRLAQADPEAADRNAKVTTDRTLAFTKRMRAITNDVLEAGRTEALAARREPGIPPDVVDRVMRRLDLRTNAGPP; translated from the coding sequence GTGCACAACCAGTTGGAATTGATCTTCCTGGTCCTGTTCGCGACCATCCTGGCGCAGCCGCTCGGTAAACGGCTGGGCCAGGCGCCCGCGGTGCTCATGACCGCCTTCGGCGTGGTGCTGGCGCTCATCCCGGCGGTCCCGGAAATCCACATCGATCCGGATCTGATCCTGCCGCTGGTGCTGCCGCCGCTGCTGTACGCAGCGGCACGGCGCACATCATGGCGGCAGTTCGCGGACAACTGGGGCGCCATCAGCCTGCGGGCCGTGGTGCTGGTGATCGTGACCGCGGGAGTCGTGGGCTGGGTCTTCCACAGCTGGTATCCCTCGATTCCGATCGCGGCGGCCATCGCGCTGGGCGCACTGGTCTCGCCACCGGATCCGGTCGCGGTGTCGGCGCTGGCGGGCAAGCTCGGTCTGCCCCGCCGGCTGGTGTCGGTGCTCGAGGGCGAGGGCCTGTTCAATGATGTGACCGCCATCGTCATCTACACCGCCGCGATCAATGCGACGGTCACCGGCGCGTTCTCCACCTGGGGAACGCTGCGGGATTTCCTGCTGTCCGCGGTGGTGGCGGTGGTCGTCGGCCTGCTGTTCGGCTGGTCGGGCAGCAAGATCATGCGGCGGCTCGACGAGGCACCCTGGCAGGTGGCCTTGGGCCTGCTGCTGCCCTTCGCCGCCTACGGGGTCGCCGAGGCGCGCGACGGCTCCGCGGTGCTGGCCGTGCTGGTGTGTTCGCTGTATCTCACCGATGCCGCAACGGATTTCAGTGACAGCGACTATCGGCTGGTCGGCGACTCCTTCTGGGAGATCACCGAAATGCTGGTCACCGGTTTCGCTTTCGGCCTGATCGGCCTGGAGTTGAGCACGGTCCTGCGCGATGCGGGTCCGGACTGGCCGGGCTATCTCGGCGGCGCGGCCGTGGTGATCGCCGTCGTGGTGATACTGCGGTTGCTCTGGTTGCTCGGCACCACCGCCATCTTCCAGAGCTGGTGGCGGCATCGCGACGTCGACGAGCCCTACACCTGGCGCGAAACCATCGTCACCTGGTGGGCGGGCATGCGCGGTGTCGCGACTGTCGCACTGGCCCTGGCTGTTCCGTTCACCACCGACAATGGCGAGCCGTTCCCCGGCCGCACCGAAATCCTGTTCACCGCGTTCGCCGTGGTGTTGTTCACCCTGCTCCTACAGGGGCCCACCCTGCCGGCCGTGGTCCGCGCCACCGGTGTCCACGCCGACACCGAACAGGAGCGCGCCATCGAATTGCGTTTGTGGGGACGGGTTCTCAACGCCGAACTGGCTCGTCTGAAGGAGGTCGCCACCGACGAACAACTCCCCGACGACGTCTACGAACGCCTGCGCGACGGCCTCGAACGCCGCCTGGCCCAAGCCGATCCCGAAGCCGCCGACCGCAATGCCAAGGTCACCACCGACCGCACCCTGGCCTTCACCAAACGCATGCGCGCCATCACCAACGACGTCCTGGAAGCCGGTCGCACCGAAGCCCTGGCCGCCCGCCGCGAACCCGGCATCCCGCCCGACGTGGTCGACCGCGTCATGCGCCGCCTGGACCTGCGCACCAATGCCGGGCCTCCCTAA
- a CDS encoding alpha/beta fold hydrolase, with protein MAGIASTLHVADHWIEGVRCAVHDSGPGDAGEAVVFVHGNPGPMDDWAELIPEISGFARVVAMDMPGFGRSERPRTFDHSIAGHARFLGLLLDQLGVERAHLVLHDFGVPWGLRWALDNLDRPASLTFINCGVLEGYRWHRYARIWQTRGLGELFQAMSNPRAMRIALNRDNPKPLPRNYIERVDSFADRGHKRAVLEVYRSSRDPIGAFPEHELGAEAIAVAAKGVPVCAIWGDGDPYIPASFARQQRNYFPDAEIHLLEGLGHWPFIDNPQAVSTPLTSFLRRQLRA; from the coding sequence ATGGCTGGAATCGCGTCGACGTTGCATGTTGCGGATCATTGGATCGAGGGGGTGCGGTGTGCCGTGCATGACAGTGGGCCCGGGGACGCCGGGGAAGCTGTGGTGTTCGTGCATGGGAATCCGGGGCCGATGGATGATTGGGCGGAGCTGATTCCGGAGATATCGGGGTTCGCGCGGGTGGTCGCTATGGATATGCCGGGGTTCGGGCGGTCGGAGCGACCGCGCACTTTCGATCACAGTATTGCGGGGCATGCGCGGTTTCTCGGGTTGCTGCTGGATCAGCTGGGGGTGGAGCGGGCGCATCTGGTGTTGCACGACTTCGGGGTGCCGTGGGGGTTGCGGTGGGCGCTGGACAATCTCGACCGGCCGGCAAGCCTGACATTCATCAATTGTGGTGTGCTGGAAGGGTATCGATGGCATCGGTATGCGCGGATTTGGCAGACCCGGGGGCTCGGGGAGCTGTTTCAAGCGATGAGCAATCCGCGGGCCATGCGGATCGCGCTCAATCGGGATAATCCGAAACCGTTGCCGCGCAACTACATCGAGCGGGTCGACAGCTTCGCGGACCGCGGGCACAAGCGGGCGGTGCTGGAGGTCTATCGCAGTTCGCGGGATCCGATCGGCGCGTTTCCCGAACACGAGCTGGGCGCGGAGGCCATCGCGGTGGCCGCGAAAGGTGTTCCGGTGTGCGCGATCTGGGGTGACGGCGATCCCTACATTCCGGCGAGTTTCGCGCGGCAGCAGCGGAACTACTTCCCCGACGCGGAGATTCATCTCCTCGAGGGTCTCGGGCATTGGCCGTTCATCGACAATCCGCAGGCCGTGTCGACGCCACTGACCTCCTTCCTGCGACGGCAGCTGCGCGCCTGA
- the eat gene encoding ethanolamine permease, with the protein MTLSATQSKDRAADEYLAKRTLRTGSAGWVLLAGLGVSYVISGDYSGWNFGLAQGGFGGLLIATVLIAGMYLAMVLGMAELSAALPAAGGGYTFARRALGPWGGFATGAAVLIEYAIAPAAIATFIGGYVESLNLFGITDGWWVYLAVYALFIGIHLAGAGEALKVMCAITIVALVGLVIFVAVAWGKFDTANLTDIAVDANAVGSSSFLPFGAFGIWAAVPFAIWFFLAVEGVPLAAEEAREPEKNVPKGIIAAMLVLLCTAGAVLVLSTGALGADKLSQSGNPLVEALGSGAAATAVNYIGLAGLIASFFSIVYAYSRQTFALSRAGYLPTSLSVTNARKAPVLALIVPGVIGFGLSLTGEGAMLLNMAVFGAALSYVLMMVSHIVLRVREPGMRRPYRTPGGMVTTGFALVIACVAVVATFLVDPVAAGWTLAAFCVFMLYFGLYSRHRLVANSPDEEFAVLARAEEELE; encoded by the coding sequence GTGACACTAAGTGCGACACAATCGAAGGACCGGGCCGCCGACGAGTACCTGGCCAAACGAACCCTGCGCACCGGATCGGCGGGCTGGGTGCTGCTGGCCGGGCTCGGGGTCAGCTATGTGATCTCCGGGGACTACTCGGGCTGGAATTTCGGTCTGGCACAGGGCGGATTCGGCGGACTGCTGATCGCCACCGTGCTCATTGCGGGCATGTACCTGGCCATGGTGCTGGGCATGGCGGAACTGTCGGCGGCCCTGCCCGCGGCGGGCGGGGGCTACACCTTCGCGCGGCGGGCGCTCGGGCCCTGGGGTGGATTCGCCACGGGCGCAGCGGTTCTCATCGAATACGCGATCGCGCCCGCCGCCATCGCCACCTTCATCGGCGGATATGTGGAGTCGCTGAACCTGTTCGGAATCACCGACGGGTGGTGGGTGTATCTCGCGGTGTACGCGCTCTTCATCGGGATCCACCTCGCCGGGGCGGGCGAGGCGCTGAAAGTCATGTGCGCCATCACGATTGTGGCGCTGGTCGGCCTGGTGATCTTCGTCGCTGTGGCGTGGGGGAAGTTCGACACCGCCAATCTCACCGACATTGCGGTGGATGCGAATGCCGTCGGCAGTTCGTCGTTCCTGCCCTTCGGTGCGTTCGGGATCTGGGCGGCAGTGCCTTTCGCCATCTGGTTCTTCCTCGCCGTCGAAGGCGTGCCGCTGGCCGCCGAGGAGGCGCGGGAACCGGAGAAGAATGTGCCCAAGGGCATTATCGCGGCCATGCTGGTGCTGCTGTGCACCGCCGGGGCGGTACTGGTGCTGTCCACGGGAGCGCTTGGGGCGGACAAGCTTTCGCAGTCGGGCAACCCGCTGGTGGAGGCGCTCGGCAGTGGCGCGGCGGCCACCGCGGTCAACTACATCGGCCTGGCCGGATTGATCGCCAGCTTCTTCTCCATTGTCTACGCGTACTCGCGGCAGACCTTCGCGCTCTCGCGCGCCGGGTATCTGCCCACCAGCCTGTCGGTCACCAATGCGCGCAAGGCCCCCGTGCTGGCGCTGATCGTGCCCGGCGTCATCGGATTCGGGCTGTCGCTGACCGGTGAGGGCGCGATGTTGTTGAACATGGCCGTCTTCGGCGCGGCGCTGAGCTACGTGCTGATGATGGTGAGCCACATTGTGCTGCGGGTGCGCGAACCCGGCATGCGCCGCCCCTACCGCACGCCCGGCGGCATGGTGACCACGGGATTCGCGCTCGTCATCGCCTGTGTGGCGGTGGTGGCGACCTTCCTGGTCGACCCCGTCGCGGCCGGTTGGACCCTCGCCGCCTTCTGCGTGTTCATGCTGTATTTCGGCCTGTACAGCAGGCACCGGCTGGTCGCCAACTCACCCGACGAGGAGTTCGCCGTGCTCGCCCGCGCCGAGGAGGAACTCGAATGA
- a CDS encoding ethanolamine ammonia-lyase subunit EutB codes for MTVYHQRIGATTYTFDGLVELLAKATPRRSGDELAGCAAHSDAERAAAQWALAEVPLTTFLNELVVPYETDEVTRLIIDSHDRVAFQAISHLTVGGLRDWLLEVAARPDAATVLASVARGLTPEMVAAVSKLMRNQDLIAVAKAVEVRAGFRTTVGLPGTLATRLQPNHPTDDPRGIAAAVLDGLLLGCGDAVIGINPATDSPQATSELLHLLDEVRRRFDIPTQSCVLSHVTTTLGLIEKGAPVDLVFQSIAGTEGANSGFGVNISLLREANEAGRCLRRGTVGDNVMYLETGQGSALSAGAHLGTAGKPVDQQTLETRAYAVARDLDPLLVNTVVGFIGPEYLYDGKQIIRAGLEDHFCGKLLGLPMGVDVCYTNHAEADQDDMDTLLTLLGAAGCAFVIAVPGADDIMLGYQSLAYHDALYARKVLGLKPAPEFEAWLDTLGMLGADGRILPVEPMASPLRALASAR; via the coding sequence ATGACGGTGTACCACCAGCGAATCGGTGCCACCACCTACACCTTCGACGGGCTGGTGGAGCTGCTCGCCAAGGCTACCCCGCGCCGCAGCGGTGACGAACTCGCCGGGTGCGCGGCACATTCCGACGCCGAGCGGGCCGCCGCGCAGTGGGCGCTGGCGGAGGTGCCGCTGACCACCTTCCTGAACGAGCTCGTGGTGCCCTACGAGACCGACGAGGTCACCCGGCTGATCATCGACAGCCACGATCGGGTTGCGTTCCAAGCGATTTCGCATCTGACCGTGGGTGGGCTCCGGGACTGGCTGCTGGAGGTCGCCGCCCGCCCGGACGCGGCCACCGTGCTGGCCTCGGTAGCGCGCGGCCTCACGCCCGAAATGGTCGCCGCCGTAAGCAAACTCATGCGCAACCAGGACCTGATCGCGGTCGCCAAGGCGGTCGAGGTCCGCGCCGGATTCCGCACCACCGTCGGCCTGCCCGGCACCCTCGCCACCCGGCTGCAACCCAATCACCCCACCGACGACCCGCGCGGCATCGCCGCCGCCGTCCTCGACGGCCTGCTGCTCGGCTGCGGTGATGCGGTGATCGGCATCAACCCCGCCACCGACTCCCCGCAGGCCACCTCCGAGCTGCTGCATCTGCTGGACGAGGTGCGCCGCCGCTTCGACATCCCCACCCAGTCCTGTGTGCTCTCCCATGTCACCACCACCCTGGGCCTGATCGAGAAAGGTGCCCCGGTGGACCTGGTATTCCAGTCCATCGCCGGCACCGAGGGCGCGAATTCCGGCTTCGGAGTGAACATCTCACTCCTGCGCGAGGCCAACGAAGCCGGCCGCTGCCTGCGTCGGGGCACGGTCGGCGATAACGTCATGTACCTGGAAACCGGCCAGGGCTCGGCCCTTTCGGCCGGCGCCCACCTGGGCACCGCGGGCAAACCGGTCGACCAGCAAACCCTGGAAACCCGCGCCTACGCCGTAGCCCGCGACCTCGACCCCCTGCTCGTCAATACGGTCGTGGGTTTCATCGGCCCCGAATACCTCTACGACGGAAAGCAAATCATTCGAGCCGGCCTCGAAGACCACTTCTGCGGCAAGCTCCTCGGCCTCCCCATGGGCGTCGACGTCTGCTACACCAACCACGCCGAAGCCGACCAGGATGACATGGACACCCTGCTCACCCTCCTCGGCGCGGCGGGCTGCGCCTTCGTCATCGCCGTCCCGGGAGCCGACGACATCATGCTCGGCTACCAGAGCCTCGCCTACCACGACGCCCTGTACGCCCGAAAAGTCTTGGGCCTCAAGCCCGCCCCCGAATTCGAAGCCTGGCTCGACACCCTCGGCATGCTGGGCGCGGACGGCCGCATCCTCCCGGTGGAGCCGATGGCCTCGCCGCTGCGTGCCCTGGCGAGTGCCCGATGA
- the eutC gene encoding ethanolamine ammonia-lyase subunit EutC, translating to MNTVPAASDFWAELRRTTQSRIGLGRTGDALPTSEVLAFRAAHAAARDAVHNPLDVAALAGRVTAVGRGAPVHVRSRAADRSEYLRRPDLGRLPAEQNSRPAGTSASVPAGEAEAGALAGEGLSAIQPTGADIGIVLADGLSPRALNDHAVPMLGALLDALGRFYTIAPPVIATQARVALGDHIGEALGVTTLLVLIGERPGLSVADSLGIYLTHRPEPGRADSERNCISNIHPPDGLAYARAAQVAAGLVDGARRLGRSGVDLKDTSGDSALDSATSLILEPGAA from the coding sequence GTGAACACCGTGCCCGCCGCCTCGGACTTCTGGGCCGAACTGCGCCGCACCACCCAATCGCGGATCGGGTTGGGCCGCACCGGCGATGCGCTGCCGACCAGCGAGGTCCTGGCCTTCCGCGCGGCCCATGCCGCCGCACGCGATGCCGTCCACAATCCACTCGATGTCGCAGCACTCGCCGGACGAGTCACGGCCGTGGGACGCGGTGCGCCGGTGCATGTGCGCAGCCGCGCCGCCGACCGGTCCGAGTATCTGCGCCGTCCCGATCTCGGCAGGCTCCCCGCCGAGCAGAACTCCCGCCCCGCTGGGACTTCCGCCTCGGTGCCTGCCGGCGAGGCAGAAGCAGGAGCCCTTGCCGGGGAAGGACTTTCGGCCATCCAGCCGACGGGGGCCGATATCGGGATCGTGCTCGCGGACGGCCTGTCGCCCCGGGCACTCAACGACCACGCCGTGCCGATGCTCGGGGCCTTGCTGGACGCACTCGGCCGGTTCTACACCATCGCACCTCCGGTCATCGCCACCCAGGCACGGGTGGCCCTCGGCGACCACATCGGCGAAGCCCTCGGCGTCACAACACTTCTCGTCCTCATCGGCGAACGCCCCGGTCTCTCGGTGGCCGACAGTCTCGGCATCTACCTCACCCACCGCCCCGAACCCGGCCGAGCCGACTCCGAACGCAACTGCATCTCCAATATCCACCCGCCGGACGGCCTCGCCTATGCCCGTGCCGCCCAGGTGGCAGCCGGATTGGTGGACGGCGCACGCCGACTGGGCCGATCCGGCGTCGACCTCAAGGACACCTCCGGAGATTCGGCACTCGATTCCGCGACCTCCCTGATCCTCGAACCCGGCGCGGCCTAG
- a CDS encoding FAD-dependent oxidoreductase, translated as MSTNQPLHVIVAGGGIGGLALANGLRRAGVSVSVHERETQRTDRLQGFRIHIDPHGSRALAEMLSPELYSLFTACAGRGGNGFGVITEQMKPLLRFEPDDSAADPAGGGHFGISRITLRQLLLAELGGIVHYGSMFDRYEQRPDGRIEAFFADGSSQIGDVLVGADGGTSRVRAQYLPHAQRIETGIVTIAGKYALTSESRERLDARLLRNPLSVIPPSGCGMFLAPHEFDIPVEAAGLVGNEAGLTPGTLFDNTQPYVFWAFAAKRERYGTDLERLDAGRLHELAVRMTAGWAPELRRLVAESDSDTATLIPIKTSVPVPQWEPSNVTLLGDAIHSMTPFGGIGANTALRDAQSLCRALVGADRREHGLLEGIHTYETRMIDYGFDAVRTSLTAANQAVSDSRVARTAGKLFFRTANAIPSMKQRMFSPTAS; from the coding sequence ATGTCTACGAATCAACCACTGCATGTGATCGTCGCCGGCGGCGGGATCGGCGGGCTCGCGCTCGCCAATGGTTTGCGCCGCGCCGGGGTGAGCGTATCGGTGCACGAGCGGGAGACGCAGCGCACCGATCGGCTGCAGGGCTTCCGCATCCACATCGACCCCCATGGCAGCCGGGCGCTGGCGGAGATGCTGTCGCCGGAACTGTATTCGCTGTTCACGGCCTGCGCGGGGCGGGGCGGCAATGGGTTCGGAGTGATCACCGAGCAGATGAAGCCGCTGCTGCGGTTCGAGCCCGATGACTCGGCGGCGGATCCGGCCGGGGGCGGGCATTTCGGGATCAGCCGGATCACGCTGCGCCAGCTACTGCTCGCCGAGCTCGGTGGAATCGTGCACTACGGCAGCATGTTCGACCGCTATGAACAGCGGCCCGACGGGCGAATCGAAGCCTTTTTCGCGGATGGCAGTTCGCAGATCGGCGATGTGCTGGTCGGCGCGGATGGCGGCACCTCGCGGGTGCGTGCGCAATACCTGCCGCACGCCCAGCGCATCGAGACCGGAATCGTCACCATCGCCGGAAAGTACGCGCTGACGTCCGAATCCCGCGAACGACTGGACGCACGCCTGCTGCGCAATCCGCTCAGCGTGATTCCGCCCAGCGGATGCGGAATGTTCCTTGCGCCACACGAATTCGACATTCCGGTGGAGGCGGCCGGTCTGGTCGGCAATGAGGCGGGCCTCACACCGGGCACGCTGTTCGACAATACGCAGCCCTATGTGTTCTGGGCATTCGCGGCCAAGCGGGAACGCTATGGCACCGATCTCGAGCGGCTGGATGCCGGGCGACTACACGAGCTGGCGGTGCGGATGACGGCGGGCTGGGCCCCGGAGCTGCGTCGCCTGGTCGCCGAATCCGACAGCGACACAGCGACTCTCATTCCGATCAAGACCTCGGTACCGGTCCCGCAGTGGGAGCCGTCGAATGTCACGCTGCTCGGTGACGCGATTCACTCCATGACCCCGTTCGGCGGGATCGGCGCGAATACCGCACTGCGCGACGCGCAGTCGCTGTGTCGTGCGCTGGTCGGCGCGGACCGCCGCGAGCATGGTCTGCTCGAGGGCATTCACACCTATGAGACGCGGATGATCGACTACGGATTCGATGCCGTGCGCACCTCGCTCACCGCCGCCAATCAGGCGGTGTCCGATAGCCGGGTGGCGCGCACGGCGGGCAAGTTGTTCTTTCGCACAGCCAATGCCATTCCGTCGATGAAGCAGCGAATGTTCTCGCCAACCGCGAGTTAA
- a CDS encoding MHYT domain-containing protein — protein MLEIHHFSYGWVTPVLAYIMSVTGSLLGLRCTARARSGDGRTGWLIAAAIAIGGTGIWVMHFIAMLGFSIRGASIRYNVPITLLSAVIAMVVVYAGLSIVARGRWGFGSLLAGGAVTGLGVGAMHYSGMYAMKSDAVINYSAGIVTLSMVIAVVAATAALWFTLHITGIFATIGAALIMGVAVCGMHYTGMASMSAHHSGHSSIPAGAGAMELLAPLMITVSMVTMVLLIHVGLTEVDERSRLAEPQRAKPARQDAWSLKPDQAARQENPPARQHPAAVAPNAAGPQFGNLAAAADGPAPQGKPTIAPRIPGRSGHGTNGSAQSEGFGPGLPSRAPGLPRDRRSAS, from the coding sequence GTGCTGGAGATTCACCACTTCAGCTACGGGTGGGTGACACCCGTGCTGGCCTACATCATGTCCGTGACCGGATCCCTGCTGGGACTCCGATGCACGGCACGCGCCCGCTCGGGGGACGGGCGCACCGGATGGCTCATTGCGGCCGCCATCGCCATCGGCGGGACCGGCATCTGGGTCATGCATTTCATTGCCATGCTGGGTTTTTCGATCCGCGGCGCGTCGATTCGCTACAACGTGCCGATCACGCTGCTCAGCGCGGTGATCGCCATGGTGGTGGTGTACGCGGGACTGTCGATCGTGGCGCGCGGGCGCTGGGGTTTCGGGTCGCTGCTGGCGGGCGGCGCGGTCACCGGGCTGGGCGTGGGGGCCATGCACTACTCGGGCATGTACGCCATGAAATCCGACGCGGTGATCAACTACAGCGCCGGCATCGTCACATTGTCCATGGTCATCGCGGTGGTGGCGGCGACGGCGGCGCTGTGGTTCACACTGCACATCACCGGGATCTTCGCCACCATCGGCGCGGCGTTGATCATGGGTGTGGCGGTGTGCGGCATGCATTACACCGGGATGGCGTCGATGAGCGCGCATCACTCGGGGCATTCGAGCATTCCGGCCGGAGCGGGCGCGATGGAGCTGCTGGCGCCGCTCATGATCACCGTCAGCATGGTGACCATGGTGTTGCTGATCCACGTCGGGCTCACCGAGGTGGACGAGCGCAGCCGGTTGGCGGAGCCGCAGCGGGCCAAGCCTGCCCGGCAGGACGCGTGGTCGCTGAAGCCGGATCAGGCTGCACGGCAGGAGAATCCGCCGGCGCGGCAGCATCCTGCGGCGGTGGCGCCGAACGCTGCGGGACCGCAATTCGGCAACCTCGCAGCAGCCGCCGATGGCCCTGCACCGCAAGGGAAGCCGACGATCGCCCCGCGTATCCCGGGCCGCTCGGGGCACGGCACGAACGGCTCGGCGCAGTCCGAGGGCTTCGGGCCGGGTCTGCCTTCGCGGGCTCCGGGTCTGCCCCGGGATCGCCGCAGCGCTTCCTGA